A single window of Coturnix japonica isolate 7356 chromosome 17, Coturnix japonica 2.1, whole genome shotgun sequence DNA harbors:
- the TMEM250 gene encoding transmembrane protein 250 → MPVIPIPRRVRSFHGPHTTCLHSACGPVRTTHLVRTKYNNFDIYLKSRWMYGFIRFLLYFSCSLFTSILWVALSILFCLQYLGIRIFLRFQYKLSIILLLLGRRRVDFSLMNELLIYGIHVTMLLVGGLGWCFMVFVDM, encoded by the coding sequence ATGCCTGTAATCCCCATCCCCCGCCGGGTCCGTTCGTTCCACGGCCCCCACACGACCTGCCTGCATTCAGCCTGTGGCCCGGTACGGACCACGCACTTGGTGCGCACCAAGTACAACAATTTTGACATCTATCTCAAATCCCGATGGATGTACGGATTCATTCGTTTCCTGCTGtacttcagctgcagcctgttTACCTCCATCCTCTGGGTGGCACTCTCTATCTTGTTTTGCCTTCAGTACCTTGGCATCCGGATCTTTCTGCGTTTCCAGTACAAACTCTCCATCATCCTCCTCTTACTGGGGCGAAGGCGAGTGGACTTCAGCCTCATGAATGAACTGCTCATCTATGGAATTCATGTGACCATGCTGCTAGTGGGGGGGCTGGGATGGTGCTTCATGGTATTTGTGgatatgtaa